One part of the Oceanidesulfovibrio indonesiensis genome encodes these proteins:
- a CDS encoding polysaccharide deacetylase family protein, translating into MAAVSPAGSFAAIEYLGWEDPVTHDRKWYVDPFAFFELSIMSTEESLPAFVPAMLNGVRLAFTHVDGDAFNGFTNIKKGSSCAEVLLEEIFMRYDLPFTVSVIVAELDPAIKGNQAAMDVARKIFALPNVEPASHTYSHPYVWNPEGEILDESYGRYAYTIPGYTFDPHKEIVYSSQWIEEHLTPPGKPCRVLLWSGNCAPLAEQIDIADEAGLLHMNGGDTVYDAMHQSLFNVAPPYRYVKGRYQVYTGQANENILTDLWTHPYSGYRDIVKTMERTGSPRLLSPVNPYYHFYSAEREASLSSLHTVYEWLLKQELAHVYASTWIRAVRGFVTAKVSRQASNRYVLSDYGECRTVRFGKDSPDPDLDASSGIIGFNRTEEGLFVFIDPIAESATVVLAETGKAIPHLRRASGRVEGYSSQGGAVSLEYRGHEPGFVELAGFEPGSMLQVRHGAGAPQALASDKEGMIRLEGVPAGNMEVRIQ; encoded by the coding sequence ATGGCGGCGGTCAGCCCGGCGGGCAGCTTCGCAGCCATCGAATATCTGGGCTGGGAAGACCCGGTAACGCATGACCGCAAGTGGTATGTCGATCCCTTCGCCTTCTTCGAGCTCAGCATAATGTCCACTGAGGAATCGTTGCCGGCGTTCGTGCCGGCCATGCTCAACGGAGTTCGCCTGGCCTTCACGCATGTGGATGGCGACGCCTTCAACGGCTTCACCAACATCAAGAAGGGCAGTTCATGCGCCGAGGTCCTGCTCGAAGAGATATTCATGCGCTACGACCTGCCGTTCACGGTCTCGGTCATCGTTGCCGAGCTTGATCCGGCGATCAAGGGAAACCAGGCGGCCATGGATGTGGCGCGGAAGATATTCGCGCTGCCGAACGTGGAACCGGCCTCCCACACATACAGCCACCCGTACGTCTGGAATCCGGAAGGCGAGATCCTGGACGAAAGCTACGGCCGATACGCATACACCATTCCGGGCTACACGTTCGATCCACACAAGGAGATCGTCTATTCGTCCCAGTGGATCGAAGAACACCTCACGCCCCCGGGGAAGCCGTGCCGCGTGCTTCTCTGGTCGGGCAACTGCGCCCCCTTGGCTGAGCAGATAGACATTGCCGACGAAGCGGGCCTCCTCCACATGAACGGAGGGGATACAGTATACGACGCCATGCACCAGTCCCTGTTCAACGTGGCCCCGCCGTACCGCTACGTGAAAGGCCGGTACCAAGTTTACACAGGGCAGGCCAACGAGAACATCCTGACCGATCTGTGGACACACCCGTACTCGGGGTATCGCGACATCGTCAAAACCATGGAGCGCACCGGAAGCCCCCGTCTTCTGTCTCCTGTGAATCCTTACTACCACTTCTACAGTGCGGAGAGAGAAGCTTCCCTGTCTTCGCTGCACACTGTGTACGAGTGGCTGCTCAAGCAGGAACTCGCCCACGTCTACGCCTCCACGTGGATACGCGCCGTTCGCGGTTTCGTGACCGCCAAGGTGTCCCGGCAGGCATCCAACCGGTACGTTCTGAGCGACTATGGCGAGTGCCGTACGGTGCGCTTCGGAAAGGATTCCCCTGATCCGGATCTCGATGCGTCCAGCGGGATCATCGGCTTCAATCGCACCGAGGAAGGGCTCTTCGTGTTCATCGATCCTATCGCCGAATCCGCAACAGTGGTCCTGGCGGAAACGGGCAAGGCCATCCCACACCTGCGGCGGGCAAGCGGCAGAGTGGAGGGGTATTCCTCGCAGGGTGGCGCCGTGTCCCTGGAATATCGCGGCCATGAGCCCGGCTTTGTGGAACTGGCCGGCTTCGAGCCCGGGAGCATGTTGCAGGTCAGGCATGGCGCCGGGGCGCCGCAGGCGTTGGCCAGCGACAAGGAAGGCATGATCCGTCTGGAAGGCGTGCCGGCAGGAAATATGGAGGTACGGATCCAATGA
- a CDS encoding tetratricopeptide repeat protein, producing MIVKPRTIIIFAVLVAAVTYATLPGKRQMLELLRDSGELDLAYERIRESGGDDEDFGMLVTKAGIYERKGETDRAVECLEKALELNPSNLTALRQIVQFLIWGQRGDEALPYLERILLITPNDPEVLHQLTGLYFKHDMEVEASSTLAQYILAVGSPGADVARHGRGEAEYVFPSQVRPVLKHLAQRRLEEGPDVLRDQAMRGIYGLLQNYIEKVKEGHPPDLFEQRSLVLEQYVSAGLFDEAEALAHSWDEQLRAGTMHQERYGLLLVWSGVPEIGSEYLMALAEKGEPDVKLYSAAFEASLAAKDFGLAEQCLDVLSGFDRAGVHVRKIADLQSSIGRNTEAAQKYMDIIVSGQGSEKDMNRMLKLAIWSDNATVIRQAAELAERDAVISTPTRELVAESWLAISEPERAYPHIDALFKVSGNIGYAMEMLDAASYSKDPALVEKALGSLLDDPDSGIEPSLKNASANDLERVLQLSLWSDNATLIRRGAEIVEQHESLDLAMRELVAESWLAVQEPERAFPQFEALYHSSGKPRYMQRMLDAASYSKAPDFTQQAIDKVLSKTPEAGVDFSAGASEADYERVLQMAVWSENATLIRRGAEIVGQREDISRKTRDVLAQAWIVLNELEQAYAELKALYEESGEQKYVLRMLEVAESTNDVQLKEAILDTVLAELPNDLAMLRRAAGDYVDAGRPAAALPLLRHVAHDSGTAEDSLAYLDAAASVGDVESVFDAIRMAEKARSQLKPGSEQARNLQRSIAEAYGSVGQHSSGAEQLARYSDQHPYNHRAAIVAAEAADGAGLTELAIRMYERARDLTPDSPVIRLLLAERYSWVGREDDEAAEYVNLEQLGELPPKARLVLGRRAFRHDLWEETLRYLEPLHTEGALDRFDVFLMAMAQDRVGRHMEAEAAYLRLAEEHAMDADFLVELGAEAYFTGAMKRAVVIFLKALETAPGQPAALKGLGLAYSGLGERQSAIDALRRYLQGRPDDPEAHYMLAGLYENSGMADSASQEYRTTLDILYSEYTGGGS from the coding sequence ATGATCGTCAAACCACGCACCATAATCATTTTCGCCGTGCTCGTTGCGGCGGTGACATACGCCACATTGCCCGGCAAGCGGCAAATGCTGGAGCTGCTGCGGGACAGCGGCGAACTGGACCTCGCCTATGAGAGAATTCGCGAAAGCGGTGGCGATGACGAAGATTTCGGCATGCTCGTCACCAAAGCCGGCATCTACGAAAGAAAGGGGGAGACGGACCGCGCCGTGGAGTGCCTGGAAAAGGCCCTCGAACTCAATCCGTCCAACCTGACGGCCCTGCGGCAGATAGTGCAGTTCCTCATATGGGGCCAACGAGGCGATGAAGCGCTGCCGTACCTCGAACGCATACTGCTCATTACGCCGAACGATCCGGAGGTGCTGCATCAGCTCACGGGGCTGTATTTCAAGCACGACATGGAGGTGGAGGCCAGCTCGACCCTGGCGCAGTATATTCTCGCCGTGGGCAGCCCTGGGGCTGACGTGGCCAGGCATGGGCGGGGCGAGGCCGAGTATGTATTCCCCAGCCAGGTCCGGCCCGTGTTGAAACATCTTGCGCAAAGGCGGCTGGAGGAAGGACCGGACGTGCTGCGCGATCAGGCCATGCGCGGCATTTACGGTCTGCTTCAGAACTATATCGAAAAGGTGAAGGAAGGGCATCCGCCCGATCTTTTCGAACAACGCTCCCTCGTGCTGGAGCAGTATGTGTCCGCCGGCCTGTTCGATGAGGCCGAGGCGCTTGCCCACTCATGGGACGAGCAACTGCGCGCCGGCACCATGCACCAGGAGCGATACGGACTTCTTCTTGTCTGGAGCGGCGTTCCGGAGATCGGGTCCGAGTATCTCATGGCGCTTGCCGAGAAGGGCGAGCCGGATGTGAAGCTGTATTCCGCAGCCTTTGAGGCAAGTCTGGCCGCAAAGGATTTCGGGCTCGCCGAGCAATGCCTTGATGTCTTGTCTGGTTTCGACAGGGCCGGAGTGCACGTACGGAAGATTGCGGATCTGCAAAGCTCGATCGGCCGCAACACCGAAGCGGCGCAGAAGTACATGGACATCATCGTTTCCGGCCAGGGAAGCGAGAAAGACATGAACCGGATGCTGAAGCTGGCCATCTGGTCCGACAACGCCACGGTCATCCGGCAGGCCGCAGAGCTTGCCGAACGCGACGCCGTCATCTCCACGCCCACGCGCGAACTCGTTGCCGAATCGTGGCTGGCCATTTCGGAACCCGAGCGCGCCTATCCGCATATCGATGCGTTGTTCAAGGTCTCCGGCAACATCGGCTACGCCATGGAAATGCTGGACGCCGCCAGCTATTCGAAAGATCCAGCCCTGGTGGAGAAGGCGTTGGGCAGCCTGCTCGACGATCCGGACTCCGGCATAGAACCTTCATTGAAAAACGCCTCCGCGAACGATCTCGAACGCGTTCTGCAGCTTTCGCTCTGGTCGGATAATGCGACACTTATCCGACGCGGCGCCGAGATCGTGGAGCAGCATGAGAGCCTGGACCTGGCCATGCGCGAACTCGTTGCGGAGTCGTGGCTGGCCGTTCAGGAGCCGGAGCGGGCCTTCCCGCAGTTCGAGGCGCTTTACCATTCCTCTGGAAAACCCAGGTACATGCAGCGCATGCTGGATGCGGCCAGCTACTCAAAAGCTCCTGATTTCACGCAGCAAGCTATCGACAAGGTTCTCAGCAAAACTCCCGAAGCAGGAGTCGATTTCTCTGCAGGGGCATCGGAAGCGGATTACGAACGAGTGCTTCAGATGGCCGTCTGGTCTGAGAACGCGACGCTTATTCGCCGCGGCGCCGAGATTGTCGGGCAACGGGAAGATATTTCCAGAAAAACACGCGACGTGCTTGCCCAGGCCTGGATCGTTCTCAATGAACTGGAGCAGGCCTATGCGGAGTTGAAGGCGTTGTATGAGGAATCGGGAGAACAGAAATACGTGCTCCGCATGCTCGAAGTTGCCGAAAGCACCAATGATGTGCAGCTCAAGGAAGCGATCCTTGACACTGTCCTGGCCGAGCTTCCAAACGATCTGGCCATGCTTCGCCGCGCGGCCGGGGATTATGTGGACGCCGGCCGACCGGCAGCGGCTCTGCCCTTGTTGCGGCATGTCGCGCATGATTCGGGCACGGCCGAAGACAGCCTTGCCTACCTGGACGCGGCGGCCAGCGTTGGCGACGTGGAGTCGGTGTTCGATGCGATCCGCATGGCCGAAAAGGCTCGCAGCCAGCTCAAGCCGGGATCGGAGCAGGCCCGGAACCTCCAGCGCAGCATAGCGGAGGCGTACGGCAGTGTCGGTCAGCACAGCAGCGGAGCCGAACAGCTCGCACGGTACTCCGATCAGCATCCATACAACCACAGGGCTGCAATCGTTGCGGCGGAGGCGGCCGACGGCGCGGGACTCACCGAGTTGGCCATTCGCATGTACGAGCGTGCCCGCGACTTGACGCCGGATTCCCCCGTGATCCGTCTCCTGCTGGCCGAACGCTACTCCTGGGTTGGGCGCGAGGACGACGAAGCCGCCGAGTACGTGAATCTGGAACAGCTGGGCGAACTGCCGCCCAAAGCCCGCCTGGTGCTCGGCAGGAGGGCGTTCCGGCATGACTTATGGGAAGAGACGCTCCGCTATCTGGAGCCGCTGCACACCGAGGGGGCGCTGGATCGATTCGACGTGTTCCTGATGGCCATGGCGCAGGACAGGGTCGGGCGGCACATGGAGGCCGAGGCTGCCTACCTGAGGCTTGCCGAGGAGCATGCCATGGACGCCGATTTTCTGGTCGAGCTGGGCGCGGAAGCGTACTTCACCGGCGCGATGAAGAGGGCTGTGGTGATTTTCCTTAAGGCGCTCGAAACGGCTCCCGGCCAGCCAGCGGCCCTCAAGGGGCTCGGCCTGGCGTACTCGGGCCTGGGCGAGAGGCAATCCGCCATCGATGCTCTGCGTCGATACCTGCAAGGACGGCCGGACGATCCGGAAGCGCACTACATGTTGGCCGGTCTCTACGAAAACTCGGGCATGGCCGACAGCGCAAGCCAGGAATACCGCACAACGCTGGATATCCTTTACTCGGAATACACGGGGGGTGGATCATGA